The proteins below are encoded in one region of Lactuca sativa cultivar Salinas chromosome 3, Lsat_Salinas_v11, whole genome shotgun sequence:
- the LOC111877706 gene encoding uncharacterized protein LOC111877706 — protein sequence MRLQVGCPNNDFKEKKSLADWILKIGECTIGGPNDGVVEVEFPEDNHLDDPSYIEDKTILVPTNEEVDAINDYMLELMKDEGKTYMSSDSLCEIEAEDSFEELVYFLDVLNAFKASGIPNHKLILKKCVPIMLLRNIGQTRGPCNGTRLQIVWLGRHVIEARIISGRFF from the exons ATGAGGCTTCAGGTTGGTTGTCCAAACAATGATTTTAAAGAGAAAAAATCACTTGCTGATTGGATTCTTAAAATTGGTGAATGTACTATCGGTGGTCCTAATGATGGTGTAGTTGAAGTTGAATTTCCAGAAGAT AACCATCTTGATGATCCATCGTATATTGAAGATAAAACTATTTTGGTCCCTACTAATGAAGAAGTTGATGCTATCAACGACTACATGTTAGAATTGATGAAAGATGAAGGGAAAACATATATGAGTTCAGATTCCTTATGTGAGATCGAGGCAGAAGATTCTTTTGAGGAATTAGTATACTTTCTGGATGTGTTGAATGCTTTTAAGGCCTCCGGTATTCCCAACCATaaacttatactaaaaaaatGTGTTCCGATCATGTTGCTTCGTAATATCGGCCAAACCAGAGGACCATGCAATGGTACTAGATTACAAATCGTATGGCTTGGAAGACACGTCATTGAAGCAAGAATCATATCTGGTAGATTTTTCTGA